Genomic segment of Prochlorococcus marinus CUG1433:
CGGTCACCATATTGCAAAGTTTACTATCCTTATAAGCCTTACCAGGTTTAAATTTCTTTCCATTAGCCATACTTATGGGAGATAAAAAACCATTTTTGAAACCTGCTAAATCTCCCAAATCAGCTGGTGCAGGGATGGGGATCCTTCCTCCTAGTTCTGAATAATTAGCAGTAACAGTCCCTAATACTGTAATTCTTGGCTTGAATACAGTTGATTTGCCATTTAAAACAATTTCTCTTTCAGAAGATAAAATATTTTCCATAAGTAGGTTTATCATGAGAAAATGCCCAAAATGATTTACTGCCATAGAGTTTTCAAACCCTTGAGCAGACCTTTCAGGTCTCTTTAGTCGCGGTTTATAAACTGCTGCATTACAAATAAGAGAATTTATTGGTTTATTAAATTTTTCTAATATTTCATCGCAACCTTTTCTCACATCCTCCAAGTTAGAAAGATCTATTTCTATAAAGTGAACATGTTTAACTTCCTCTTTTGTCAAGAATTCATCAGCTATTTTTATAGCTCGTTTATTTGATCGATTAACAGCAATAACCTCCCATCCAAACCTTAAAAGAGGTTTTAGCGTATTTAATCCAACTCCTGAAGTTGTTCCTGTTATTAGGACTAAACCCTTAATGTTCTTACTCACTAGCAAAAAAGTTAATTGAAAAATGAAAAGTATGATGATTCAAGATCATCCTTATCAACGCCATATTACTCTGATAATGTCCCTAGAAATTATTTGATCCTGATCCTTCATAAATCTTTGCTCACCTTCAGCAGAAAGTAAATCATCAAACCTGCTTGTTAAATCATTAAATCGATATTTTTCGTATAAAAATGAGTCTTGAATTTCCCTAAGTCTGGTTAATCTAACCTTCGAACTATAACCAAGTTTAACTAAGCTTATAATTGCTAAAAGTGAAAAGCAAAATTTTAAAATCAAAAAAACTAAAGATACAAAATGTTCCTGTTTCTGTTGCTTTTCTAAAAATGCAGAACAAAGATATTTTTTGTAAAAATTACTTTTTTTATAGAAAGATTTTGACAATTTTAATTATTGGTAAATTGCTGAATAAGTAAATTCAGACTATTCATATTATTACCTAAAAAAATTTATTTTCTAATAAATTTTAGTTTCTACCTAAACTAATGCCTAACCTAAGTGCTAAGACTCCAGCATGCATAACCACTATTAGACTTAGTGCAATTAAATTTATTGTTTGAGTTGGCTCCATAGTAAAAAAATATTTTCTATATTCTCCACCCAAAAGAGAAAAATTTAAACACTATTACAAAATGATGTTACGTAATTAATAAATTGTAAGAAAAAATTTTTTGAAAATTATTATAAAAAGACCTGCAAAATTAATTTTGGGGAAAGAAAATCAAGCTTTAATTTTTTCGACAAATAATTTACCTGGATTTAATCAAATGGCTTTTGATTTAAATTCTTTGGATAAGACTATTTCGAACCCTGAAATAATTCTTACATTGAGGTTCTATTATTGGACTGGAGATTGGCTTTCAATTGGCTATCACCAAAAGGAAATTCCTAATCATTGGAAAAAATTATTATCAAATGGGGAAATTAACATTGTTAGACGTCCCACTGGAGGGGGAGCTGTTTTGCATTCAGGGGGCATAACATATGCAATAACATTTAAAAAAACTTACTATAAAATCCTTAGTTATGAAATGGTTAATAATTGGTTAATAAAGAGTTTCAGAAAATTAGGTCTCAACTTACAAAATGGTAATTTACCAAAATCACCCATTAAAACAAATTGTTTTGGGACTTCATTAATTTCTGATTTAGTTGATCAAGATGGCTTCAAGAGGATAGGAAGTGCACAATATCGTAAAAAAGGTGCATTTCTTCAACATGGAGAAATCCAAACAAATCCTTCTCAAGATTTGTGGTTCAAACTATTTAAAGAAGAAGCCCCACCGAAATTTAATTTAGGATTAACCAATGATGAAATAGTGGAACATTTAAGAAATTCATTCCTAGAGAATAAATCAAATCTAAGGATCAATAATGTTTTCCTAGATAATAAAGATATTGAAAAATTTCATAAGGCTAATTTTTAAAGATCCCCTCTCTGCTTCATTGAATTGACTATTCTTGGTAAATCAATACCTAATGGATACTGATTTTTGTTAATTAATTTATTAAAAATCTCTGAAGGTAAATTAAAACCTAATTTGTTCAATATGTGATTTCCAATTTTAGACCTATCAATTATTCCTAAAGGAATATCTGCTGCATTTAGTACTAATATAAAACCTTCACTTGTTTCTTCTATTATTTCTATAGTTCTCCATAATTTGTTAGTAATATATATGTTTGCAAAACTTTTTATTGGTTTCTTGAAGTCTCCAACTAAGGTCCTTTCCCATTTTTTTATCGAAACAGATTTTAAGATATCTTCATCTACAAAACCTATCCATCTGCCATTATTTACGACAAACAAATATTTGTCGGTTGCATCCTTTTTATTTTTTATTAATGTATTAAATTTTAAAAAATTAGAATCGGACTCAATTTTTCTCAATGGCTTTAATTTCAGGTCTGAAACCTTATCAAATTTAAGTATGTTTTCAATTTTAAAAAATTGACTTTCTGATTTTGAAGAATTAACTCCAAATAAACCTAAAAAAGAAAGAATAAAACCATAGTAAAAATTAAATCGAACTAAGCAAACTATTCCAAATATCAAAACTAAAAAAGATAAAGATAAATTAACTTTATTTAGAAAATTTCTTCCCTTATTTTTACTCCCTGAAAAATGCCAAATAATACTTTTTAATAAATTCCCTCCATCTAAAGAACCAATTGGAATCAAATTTAAGAAGCCTAAGAATAAATTAAATATACCTACTCTTGAAATTACATTAACTGCTATTTGTTCCTGAGATGCACTGTTATTACTAATTAAAAGTAAGATAGATGCTGTAGCAAAACATAAAAGAGGTCTTACAATTGCAATTTTTATATTACCTAAAGCAGTTTGACAATACTTATCTATTTGTAAAATTGCTCCTAAAAAATAAAAAGTAATTTTTTTTATTTTTACACCCTGATTAAGTGAAACAAAAGTATGAAAAACCTCGTGAAAAATAATTGAAGATAATAAGAAAAAAGAAGTTAAAAACCCTATAATCCAAGCTTCTTTATTATCATAAATATCGCCAGAAGATAAATTGACCTGATTACTTATACTCCATGAGAATAAAAAGAGAATAACAAACCAATAGGGATGCACTTTAAAGGGAATTCCCCATATTTTAAAAATTTGCCAACTTCTCAAAAATAATCTCCGCTATATTTAGCAATAATATTAATCTTACATGCAGGATAATGATATGCCCAAGACTAATCCTTTAGTTAAAATTTGTGGACTAACTTCTGAAGAACAAGCTCTTCAAGTCGCTAAATTAGGAGCGAATGCTATTGGCATTATTTCTGTTGAAGAGTCGCCAAGGTATGTATCAGCTGAAATTAAGAAAAAAATATTTAAAACCCTAGAAAACTTTTATCCAAAAATCGATAGAGTAAATGTTGTGCAAAATTGTCCTATAGATTTAATTATCAAAAACTTCTTAGGCAACCCAAGTGAAACTATCATTCAATTACATGGAGATGAAGATATTGATTATTGTAAAGAAATAAGGAAAAAAATTCCCTATATTGGCCTATGGAAGGCTTTCAGAATAAAAACGGAAAAGGACATAGATAAAATAAAACCTTTTGAAGATTTTGTAGATGCGATACTACTTGATTCTTGGAATAAAGAAACTTATGGAGGTTCAGGTAAAAAAATAAATTCTATTTATTTAAAGAATTTGCAATTTAGCAAACCATGGTTGTTAGCAGGTGGAATATCAATCGAATGGATTGATGAAATCCTTACTGACTTCAAACCAGATGGCCTGGATATTTCAAGTAGTATTGAAATATCTCCAGGTTTAAAAGATATAAAAAAAACAGAGGATCTCTTTAAGTTGTTAAAAAGATTTTAGTAATTATTAGTAGCGGACTGCTGTTTTACAAGCTCAAAAAATTCTTGTTTTAAACTTAAATCGTGTCTAAAATCGCCTCTCACAACAGAATTAATCATGCTTGTATTTGGTTCTTTGACTCCCCTCCACTTCATACAATAATGTTGGGCCTTTACAATAATTCCTAAACCTTTGGGTTCGCAAAGTTTTTCAATTTCATCTGCAAGGATCATTACAGCTTCTTCCTGAATATGAGGTCTTGAAAAAACCCAGTCAGCAACTCTCGCAAATTTTGAAAGTCCTATGACTTTATTTCCAGGTTTAATACCAATCCAACACTCTCCTAGAATTGGTACTAAGTGATGTGAACATGCAGATCTGACAGAAATTGGACCGACTGTATAAATTTCATCAAGATTCTTGTCATTAGGAAAACTTGTAACTTTAGGTTGTTCATGATATCTGCCTTTAAAAACTTCGTTTAGATACATTTTTGAAACTCTCTCAGCAGTTTCTTGAGTATTATGATCATTCTCAACATCAATTACGAGGGACTTTAGTAGGTCTTTAACTCTTGAGGCTACTTCTTTTTCTAAAATTTCTAATTCACCAGGATTTATAAAATCAGAAATATTATCGTTTGCACTAAATCTTGTACCAGAATTCTTAATTCTGTCTCTTATAATTTCAGAAATTAGTTTATTAGTAATCTGGTCGTCAAAGTTTCTAATATTATCGTTGGGTAATGTAGAGGTCATAAAATTCTAAACAGAAAATTGTATGCAACTTAATTAACTGTATCTTCCAAAAGCTTAATTGCTCATATACTATATCACATTCTCTTGTTCAATCGGGTTCTAGTAGTACTAAAAAAAATCACTGTTTTAAGATTAATTAGATAAACAAAATGTTTAAAAGGCTCCGCCAGAAGGCATCAAAGTCAAGTCTTCGATCAATTGAGATTGAGGTTTATTAGCCATGTAGAGAATAGTTTCTGATACCTCTTTTGAGGAGAGCATAGAAGTTCTATCAAAATCAGAATTGATTGATTCGGAGTCCCAAAGAGGAGTATTGACTGAACCAAGAGTTATTGTGCAAGCTCTTATTGAATTAGATCTCTCCTCCTCCCTCAAGCATTTAGTAAACATAGCTAATGCAGATTTTGAAACACAATAAGCTCCCCATTGGGGGAATGCATTATACGAAGCATGACTACTAACATTAATAACTAAACCGCCATTTTTTCTCATTTGAGGAATTATTGAACTACAAATTTGAAAAACACTTGTCAGGTTTATTTGAATAGTTTGTTCCCATTGACCTAATTCCATTTCGACTAAAGGGCTATTAAATGCGCAACCGGCATTATTTATCAATACTGAAGGGCATCCATATTTCTCAATTGCCTCTTTAACACAATGCTCTATTTCTAGGGGATTAGATAAATCACACTTTACAAGGTTAATTTTTGATTTAGTGGTCAACAGTTCGCTTTTTAGTTTCTCCATTAAATGCATATTCCTGGAGAGTAAAATTAAATCCCAGCCAGCATTAGCAAAAGTAATTGCGGTAGATTTACCAATACCTTTCGTAGCACCAGTTATAAAAGCTAGTTTCAAGTTATTCAGTTTTTTGAGGGATTTCACTATAAATCTCTTCAATATTATTTGCTTCGATAAATTTACCTAAAACCCTGAACTTTTTGTATCTTTCCTCAATTAATTGGTCTTCAGGCATTTGAAGTAGAGCATTCAGGTGTTTCTCAATAGCCTCTTTTAGTGTATTACCAGCATCTAAAGGAGCCCAATTATTCCCACCAGAGGGTTCTGGTAAAACCTCATCTATAATACCTAATTTAAGTAAATCTTTGCCTGTAATTTTAAGTGCTGATGCCGCTTCTGGTGCCTTCGCAGCATCTCTCCACAAAATTGATGCACATGCTTCTGGACTAGCAACCGTGTAAACACTGTGTTCAAACATTAGTAACCTATCGGCAACACCTATTCCAAGTGCGCCACCTGAACCTCCTTCTCCAATAACGGTAGCAACAATTGGAACTTTCAATCCAAACATCTCTCGAAGGTTTCTGGCAATTGCTTCACCTTGACCTTGTTCTTCAGCTTTTAAACCAGCATAAGCTCCAGGAGTATCAATAAATGTAAGAATTGGCAAAGCGAATCTATTTGCATGCTGCATTAATCTAAGAGCTTTTCTGTAACCTCCTGGTTTTGCCATTCCAAAGTTTCTTACTACATTTTCTTTTGTATCCCTTCCTTTTTGATGACCTAACATCAATACTGGTCTATTATTTATCGAACCTATCCCCCCAATTAATGCCATATCATCGCCACCATTTCTGTCTCCATGTAATTCGATCCAGTCATCACAAAACATTTGAACAAAGTCCAAAGTACTTGGTCTTTGAGGATGTCTAGCTACCTGAATCTTTTGAGCAGGGGTGAGAGATTTAAATATTTCTTCTCTTCTTCTAGCAGCCAAGGTTTCAAGCTGTAGAAGCTGTTGACTAACATCTACCTCTGAATCTCGAGCTAATTCTTTAATTTGCTCTATCTGCTTCTCAAGTTCAACAAGAGGCTTTTCAAAATCAAGAAGGTAACGTTTAGCCATGATTTAGACAGTTAATACTTTAGGCTGCTTATCAAGTCCAATGGCGGAAAAACCATGCTTTAAAGAAGCTGCTCCAATAAATTCCATCTTTTCAAGGGAAATGTTATTTCTTCCCCAACTAAAGTTTGTATGACACTTTTCAAATTCTAAAATCATAGCTTCTGCAAAGCAAGCAAACATCTCTCGCTGAGGGTTTTGCATTTCCGCAAGTTCCATCATATTCCAACCAATATCATTGAAAAACTCTACTATACCTCCTTTTAAAACATAAATATTTTCACCCTGAAATTTCTCATCAAGATTTTTGGGGTATCCGCCATCAATCATTAAACATGGTTTTTTTAAGTTGTCAGTATCAATTTCAATAGTTTTAGGCATACTTGCAACCCACACAACAATGTCCGCCTGAGGCAATGCCTCATCCAAACTTGTTATGGTGCCACCATCTAATTCTTTTTGTAACAGCAAAAGAGGTTCTTGTTGTCTTGCTACCATAAGAAGTTCTGAAATTCCAGTTTTATTGATAAGCCACCTACAAACAGCGCTACCAATATCACCTGTAGCACCAATTACAGCGACAGTTGCTTTTTTAAGGTCTATCCCGATGCGAGGAGCATTTATTTCTAGTTGCTTACAAATAACCCAGGCGGTATGAGTATTGCCAGTAGTAAACCTTTCCCACTCTAATGAAGTATTTCTAATTTGTTTATGCTGTAAAAGATTAAAATTCTCAAAAATAATAGAAGTAAATCCTCCTAAAGCAGTAATATTAATTCCTTTTTTCTGAGCTAGTTCCATAGCATTTAGTACTTTTCTTCTAGCGGTTTTAAACCTAGAAAGCATTTCAGGAACAAAGCACGAATCTATATAAGAACCTTCAATAGATATTCCAGTTGCACTCTTAACTTCTACATTTTCAACAAGCTGAGGAGGAGCAGTACACCAAACATCCAAGTCACCATCAGCAATATGATCAAAGCCTAGCATCGAAGCTTTTCTTTTTGCATCTTCAAAACTGGTTGAGTGGCCTATTAACCCAAACATTTAAAATTTATAAATGGTTTCTATACAATGTTATGAACAATAGCACAGAGGTAACTACTTAAATAGGTTTGATTAATTATTAAAAGCCTTAATTAATTAGAAATGTTATTAGACGATGGCTGCCATAGCCATTCTTGCAATTTCTCTATTATCTAGACCTATTTCCATCAATGTATCTTGATAAGCAATCATAAATTCTTCCATTAATTCTTCTCTGTCCATAGCTAAAACTGATGCGTCATCTGCTACTTCGTCTAACATCTTTTTAATTAACGGAAGATTAACCTTATTAGCTTCCATTAATTCCTCTTTACAAGTTGATAGATTCTCTTTGAGCCATTCTTGACCGTAATTTAAATGAAGATATTCATCTTTAACCACTCCCTCTGTTATTTTTTTTGCGAAAGGATCCGCAACTCTTATGTAGACGTTATAAGCAGAAATTGCGAATGCTTCAATTAAGATGGCTTGTATTAAAAGACATGTTGTTAAATTTCCTTTTTCAAGAGCAACTTGAAAATTACCATGTAATTTAGAAAAGA
This window contains:
- a CDS encoding phosphoribosylanthranilate isomerase; its protein translation is MPKTNPLVKICGLTSEEQALQVAKLGANAIGIISVEESPRYVSAEIKKKIFKTLENFYPKIDRVNVVQNCPIDLIIKNFLGNPSETIIQLHGDEDIDYCKEIRKKIPYIGLWKAFRIKTEKDIDKIKPFEDFVDAILLDSWNKETYGGSGKKINSIYLKNLQFSKPWLLAGGISIEWIDEILTDFKPDGLDISSSIEISPGLKDIKKTEDLFKLLKRF
- a CDS encoding GTP cyclohydrolase I — protein: MTSTLPNDNIRNFDDQITNKLISEIIRDRIKNSGTRFSANDNISDFINPGELEILEKEVASRVKDLLKSLVIDVENDHNTQETAERVSKMYLNEVFKGRYHEQPKVTSFPNDKNLDEIYTVGPISVRSACSHHLVPILGECWIGIKPGNKVIGLSKFARVADWVFSRPHIQEEAVMILADEIEKLCEPKGLGIIVKAQHYCMKWRGVKEPNTSMINSVVRGDFRHDLSLKQEFFELVKQQSATNNY
- a CDS encoding acetyl-CoA carboxylase carboxyltransferase subunit alpha; this translates as MAKRYLLDFEKPLVELEKQIEQIKELARDSEVDVSQQLLQLETLAARRREEIFKSLTPAQKIQVARHPQRPSTLDFVQMFCDDWIELHGDRNGGDDMALIGGIGSINNRPVLMLGHQKGRDTKENVVRNFGMAKPGGYRKALRLMQHANRFALPILTFIDTPGAYAGLKAEEQGQGEAIARNLREMFGLKVPIVATVIGEGGSGGALGIGVADRLLMFEHSVYTVASPEACASILWRDAAKAPEAASALKITGKDLLKLGIIDEVLPEPSGGNNWAPLDAGNTLKEAIEKHLNALLQMPEDQLIEERYKKFRVLGKFIEANNIEEIYSEIPQKTE
- a CDS encoding aldehyde oxygenase (deformylating), coding for MQTLESNKKTIEESINPISLDLPDFTTDSYKDAYSRINAIVIEGEQEAHDNYISIATLIPNELEELTKLARMEMKHKKGFTACGRNLGVVADMDFAKKFFSKLHGNFQVALEKGNLTTCLLIQAILIEAFAISAYNVYIRVADPFAKKITEGVVKDEYLHLNYGQEWLKENLSTCKEELMEANKVNLPLIKKMLDEVADDASVLAMDREELMEEFMIAYQDTLMEIGLDNREIARMAMAAIV
- a CDS encoding protochlorophyllide reductase, with the protein product MSKNIKGLVLITGTTSGVGLNTLKPLLRFGWEVIAVNRSNKRAIKIADEFLTKEEVKHVHFIEIDLSNLEDVRKGCDEILEKFNKPINSLICNAAVYKPRLKRPERSAQGFENSMAVNHFGHFLMINLLMENILSSEREIVLNGKSTVFKPRITVLGTVTANYSELGGRIPIPAPADLGDLAGFKNGFLSPISMANGKKFKPGKAYKDSKLCNMVTVQELSKRYPAEKIIVNSLYPGCVADTKLFRDTPWLFRFLFPIFQKFITKGYVSQRLAGERVAQVATYKEFAKPSVHWSWGNRQKTGRKAFSQKLSKRIIDSKTSQQTFDLTSQLVGLD
- a CDS encoding protein ligase encodes the protein MKIIIKRPAKLILGKENQALIFSTNNLPGFNQMAFDLNSLDKTISNPEIILTLRFYYWTGDWLSIGYHQKEIPNHWKKLLSNGEINIVRRPTGGGAVLHSGGITYAITFKKTYYKILSYEMVNNWLIKSFRKLGLNLQNGNLPKSPIKTNCFGTSLISDLVDQDGFKRIGSAQYRKKGAFLQHGEIQTNPSQDLWFKLFKEEAPPKFNLGLTNDEIVEHLRNSFLENKSNLRINNVFLDNKDIEKFHKANF
- a CDS encoding SDR family oxidoreductase, with amino-acid sequence MKSLKKLNNLKLAFITGATKGIGKSTAITFANAGWDLILLSRNMHLMEKLKSELLTTKSKINLVKCDLSNPLEIEHCVKEAIEKYGCPSVLINNAGCAFNSPLVEMELGQWEQTIQINLTSVFQICSSIIPQMRKNGGLVINVSSHASYNAFPQWGAYCVSKSALAMFTKCLREEERSNSIRACTITLGSVNTPLWDSESINSDFDRTSMLSSKEVSETILYMANKPQSQLIEDLTLMPSGGAF
- a CDS encoding photosystem I reaction center subunit XII; this encodes MEPTQTINLIALSLIVVMHAGVLALRLGISLGRN
- a CDS encoding long-chain acyl-[acyl-carrier-protein] reductase; protein product: MFGLIGHSTSFEDAKRKASMLGFDHIADGDLDVWCTAPPQLVENVEVKSATGISIEGSYIDSCFVPEMLSRFKTARRKVLNAMELAQKKGINITALGGFTSIIFENFNLLQHKQIRNTSLEWERFTTGNTHTAWVICKQLEINAPRIGIDLKKATVAVIGATGDIGSAVCRWLINKTGISELLMVARQQEPLLLLQKELDGGTITSLDEALPQADIVVWVASMPKTIEIDTDNLKKPCLMIDGGYPKNLDEKFQGENIYVLKGGIVEFFNDIGWNMMELAEMQNPQREMFACFAEAMILEFEKCHTNFSWGRNNISLEKMEFIGAASLKHGFSAIGLDKQPKVLTV
- a CDS encoding site-2 protease family protein, with product MRSWQIFKIWGIPFKVHPYWFVILFLFSWSISNQVNLSSGDIYDNKEAWIIGFLTSFFLLSSIIFHEVFHTFVSLNQGVKIKKITFYFLGAILQIDKYCQTALGNIKIAIVRPLLCFATASILLLISNNSASQEQIAVNVISRVGIFNLFLGFLNLIPIGSLDGGNLLKSIIWHFSGSKNKGRNFLNKVNLSLSFLVLIFGIVCLVRFNFYYGFILSFLGLFGVNSSKSESQFFKIENILKFDKVSDLKLKPLRKIESDSNFLKFNTLIKNKKDATDKYLFVVNNGRWIGFVDEDILKSVSIKKWERTLVGDFKKPIKSFANIYITNKLWRTIEIIEETSEGFILVLNAADIPLGIIDRSKIGNHILNKLGFNLPSEIFNKLINKNQYPLGIDLPRIVNSMKQRGDL